From Leptolyngbyaceae cyanobacterium:
GGATAGTTCTGGTTTAGGTGCTTTAGTTTTATCTCTCAAAACAGTGCGTGCTTCTGGTGGAAAACTCTTTATTTGCTCGATTAACGAACAAGTAAGAATGCTGTTTGAATTGACCAGCATGGATCGGGTTTTTCAAATATTTGCTAATCGAGATGATTTTATGGATA
This genomic window contains:
- a CDS encoding STAS domain-containing protein is translated as MDQAIKIVQPIGILDSTKGSQFRQEVSDLVNEGAKIVLVDFQDITFMDSSGLGALVLSLKTVRASGGKLFICSINEQVRMLFELTSMDRVFQIFANRDDFMDKVGSVS